The nucleotide sequence GATCCGAGGAAATGCCCCACGGTGAGACCGTCCGGCTTGGCCAGGCGGTACAGGTGATTGGCGGCGATGACACTGCCGGCCCCGGTCATGTTCTCGACGATGATCGTGGGTTTACCCGGGATGTGCTTGGCCATGTGCCGGGCGATGAGCCGGGCGTACGCATCGAAGCCTCCCCCCGCCGCCAGGCCCACGATGATGCGGATGGTCTTGCCCTCGTAAAACGATTGAGCCTGGACCGGACCACTGCCGGCGCAGCTCAGCACGACCAGCGCAGTCAACAGGGCCAGAAGCCGTCCGTGCATACGGTGCCTCCGGGTTACGCCCTCGTTCGGGATCGGCGGTAACCGGAAGAGTAAACGGCCTGCGCCTACCGGGCAAGGGGCGGGCCGCCCCAATTCCCGCTTGACGCCCCCTGGGCCGCGGTGTAACAGGAGGTCGGCGGAGACCGGCGGAATCTCCGAGGCCAGCTGAACCAGCGCGACACGCTCCGGGCGATGGCGCTTCGCAAAGACGTGAAGCCGCATTTTGCCGAGGCGAACCAGGCCATCGCGGTGTAGGCGGCCAGCGCAGGAGGCATCATGGCACGCGTGAGAGGACTGGGCCACGTCGGGATCTACGTCCGCGATCTGGACCGCATGGTGGGGTTCTATCGCGACGTCCTGGGCATGCAGGTGACGAAGCAGAACTGGCGCCACGGGCTCGTGTTCTTGAGCGCGGATCCCCAGGCCGTCGACCACGAAATCGCGCTCGTCCGGGGACGGCCCGAAGGCGAGGGACCCCGCTTGATCCACCAGATCTCCCTGCGGGTGGAGACCCTCGAAGACTTGAGAGCCTTCCGCCGTCGTCTGCTGGCCGAGGGCTACCGCATCGACCAGATCGTCAATCACGGCAGCGCGCTCGGCTGCTATTTCTTCGATCCCGAGGGCAACCGCACGGAGGTGTTCTGGCTGACCGGCCGCGCCTGCTGGGTGCCCCACTCCGATCCGATCGATATTGAACAGCCGGACGAGGCCATCATGGCGACGGTCGACCGCGTGTGGCAGCGGATCGGCCACGTCCCGGTGGGCGGGGTGATGGAGCCCGAGACCGCGACGCTGCGGTCGGGCGGCTAATCGAAAGGAAGCCTCGAGAGCATGAGCATGGTCGCCTGTCCGTCGAGCAACCGAATCTTCTATCCTGTCCCGTCGGGAGGTGCCGTCACCGCGACGCTTGCCGTCCGTGAAGTCAGCCCGGGCGGCGTGCCAAAGCCGCGACTCCTCGACCGGGTTCGCGAGGCCGTCAGCGCCAGACACTATAGCCGCCGTACCGAGAAGGCGTACGTTCACTGGATCAAGCGTTACATCTTCTTCCACGGCAAGCGCCATCCGGCTGAGATGGGCGCGGCCGAAGTGACCTTGTTCCTGACATCCCTCGCCGTTCACGGCAAGGTCGCGGCCTCCACCCAGAACCAGGCCCTGAGCGCGTTGCTGTTCCTCTATCGCGAGGTGCTCGGCGTTCAGCTCCCGTGGCTCGACGACGTCGTCCGGGCCAAGCGGCCCCAGCATCTGCCGGTAGTGCTGACGCGCGACGAGGTCCGCGCCGTTCTCCAGCGGCTCGACGGCGTACCACGACTCATGGCGATCCTGCTGTACGGTGCGGGACTTCGCTTGCTGGAATGCTGTCGCCTGCGATTGAAGGATGTCGACTTCGCGACGAACCAGATCGTCGTCCGC is from Candidatus Methylomirabilota bacterium and encodes:
- a CDS encoding VOC family protein; the protein is MARVRGLGHVGIYVRDLDRMVGFYRDVLGMQVTKQNWRHGLVFLSADPQAVDHEIALVRGRPEGEGPRLIHQISLRVETLEDLRAFRRRLLAEGYRIDQIVNHGSALGCYFFDPEGNRTEVFWLTGRACWVPHSDPIDIEQPDEAIMATVDRVWQRIGHVPVGGVMEPETATLRSGG
- a CDS encoding integron integrase produces the protein MSMVACPSSNRIFYPVPSGGAVTATLAVREVSPGGVPKPRLLDRVREAVSARHYSRRTEKAYVHWIKRYIFFHGKRHPAEMGAAEVTLFLTSLAVHGKVAASTQNQALSALLFLYREVLGVQLPWLDDVVRAKRPQHLPVVLTRDEVRAVLQRLDGVPRLMAILLYGAGLRLLECCRLRLKDVDFATNQIVVRDGKGRRDRVTMLPAAVRAALIAHIERVREQHEADLRQGAGWVELPGALTRKYPNAGREWGWQWVFPATRFYLDRLTGQRRRHHLHESVLQRAVKDAVRGAGIVKQATCHTFRHSFATHLLEESHDIRTVQELLGHQDVSTTMIYTHVLNRGPAGVRSPADRMFLS